Below is a genomic region from Octopus bimaculoides isolate UCB-OBI-ISO-001 chromosome 29, ASM119413v2, whole genome shotgun sequence.
NNNNAGCTAACTGCATCTCATTTCGTCCAATTGTTTCTTATTAATTGGGCTTTAACTATCGCTGTAGCTTTCTTGACCTTGTCTGAAGGCATCTCTTTTATGCTTGTAACATCTGACTACAATGCTGCTACATCAGTTGTTTGTATGACACCCTTCTGTACAACTTGATTAACTCTATGGGTGACTAGGTTGTATCCTACTCTGCACAATCTTAGTAAATGAAAGGCTTATTTATATGCAGTCATTTGTTTCCATTCGCTAGGTAAAACATGTCCAGGCTCTTTGTTGTTGGGATATTAGGACAGGAAGAGTGTCCAGTCATACACAACGAAAACTCTGCTCCCAAACATTGAAAAGttggtgttaaaatggtgatgaaaAAAAACCCCTGAAATCTTTCATATGGGAAaccaatcaataatattaatttatctattcattttagGACCAGTTACATTAGGAGGCGATGTCACACTTGATATTGAAGTAGCCAATATGAACGGAATTGTTTTCTGGAAAAACGGCAATGGTAGATATGAATGTAACCCTACTTGTTACAACTATGGTAACTATGAAGTTACACAGAATGGTGACAAATCTACTGTTTTGATCCAAAAGGTATCTGAACAAGATTTCACTTGGCGTTTTTGTGACTTGTATCTCTGCTCTGCAAATTATTCCTTAGTGACAAAAGGTAAGGAAATTACTTTTGCTAATAATAACAacttctgattttggcacaaagtcagcaatttcatgTGGAAGAGGTTCCTCGATCACATTAATTTGAGTATATTTGGCTGGTCCTTTATTTCgtcaaccccaaaatgataaaaggcaaagctgaccttagcagtatttgaactcagaagtgaaAGTGTCAGAAGAAATTCCACTGAATATTTTTTATGGTGCAGCAACAATTCTTCCNNNNNNNNNNNNNNNNNNNNNNNNNNNNNNNNNNNNNNNNNNNNNNNNNNNNNNNNNNNNNNNNNNNNNNNNNNNNNNNNNNNNNNNNNNNNNNNNNNNNAGTTGAAAGCATCTGAGCAGGTctctgaggcatttgcatcccctTCTATTACTGCCTCTCTccacgtagtctagatgcgtgtccaaggtagcattccaatcccccactaaaagtaaaggaatACTTCAAGATGTCGAATGAAATCCGGTCGACCTGTTAAAGGCGGTGCATAGACTGTTAGGAGTCGAAAAGTGAACCCATCGCTGCCGTCGACATCCAGGACAACcagtctaccctccgggtctatgaATATCGTCTTGACTTCGAGATCCAGACTTTTGTGGAAAAGTACCGCCGTTCCACTACTGCCCATCCTTGGCAGACAGGGATAAAAATAGATGCTATACTGTCCACCAAACATGGATTTTAGGGCCCGTGGCTCATGGAGTCTGGTCTCATTTATGGCTATGATTCCCAAATCATGTGATTTGATGTCATTTaagaggtacccttgtttccaaggggacaCCAatccacgcacattcacacaaccaatctTGACCATGATCCTATTGAGTTGTGTGCTTTAAAACACAAACCAAAcgaacagagagttacttactgtTTGAAAGTTCAGTTTCCTCCTTTGATTTTTCACCAAGGAGGCTACTATAAGGGGCATGTCATAagcttctgtgtttgtttgtgtaagtggttgtgctgttgtttctgttggttGTTGCTTCTTTGTGTTAGGTGTATGCGATATAGGGGCGGGGGAAACAGTCTTTGCATCTTCTGCTGTTTTTCCTCTATCTTCAATTCTTGTTTATTTGCcgattgttggtgttgttattactgttttttGTATTGAAGATCGTGTGGGTAGCAGGGTTTTTTTGCAGGTTTTGGTAGGGGTTTTTTGCAGGTTTCGGTAGGGGTTTTTTGCAGGTTTCGGTAGGGGTTTTTTGCAGGTTTTGGTAGGGGTNNNNNNNNNNTTTTGCAGGTTTTGGTAGGGGTTTTTTGCAGGTTTCGGTAGGGGTTTTTTGCAGGTTTCGGTAGGGGTTTTTTGCAGGTTTTGGTaggggttgtttttgttgttgctgttctttgttTTTGGCAGCAGTTGGACAATGAGATTTTAAATGTGTCTTAATGTTGCATAAGTAGCATCGTGGCCTCCTGCCCTCCACCACTATATACAACTTGTGTCCTTCTGCTAGTTCGATATTTGCTGGTAGGTTATTTATCGATTCTTGATCAATTTGCAACAGGATTTCGAGTTTTTTACCAGCTCAGTTTTGCTGATCAAGGACAGCAATCTCTAAAATATTGTCTTCCTCCATTTCAAAACAGATGGCTGATAACAGCCACTGTGCCTCTACCTCTGGAGGCACGTTTTTTTTATAGTTACTTTAGTTACTTTTTGCTTATAATtacgaaaaacaaaagacaaaaaaaaaaagaaatcNNNNNNNNNNNNNNNNNNNNNNNNNNNNNNNNNNNNNNNNNNNNNNNNNNNNNNNNNNNNNNNNNNNNNNNNNNNNNNNNNNNNNNNNNNNNNNNNNNNNNNNNNNNNNNNNNNNNNNNNNNNNNNNNNNNNNNNNNNNNNNNNNNNNNNNNNNNNNNNNNNNNNNNNNNNNNNNNNNNNNNNNNNNNNNNNNNNNNNNNNNNNNNNNNNNNNNNNNNNNNNNNNNNNNNNNNNNNNNNNNNNNNNNNNNNNNNNNNNNNNNNNNNNNNNNNNNNNNNNNNNNNNNNNNNNNNNNNNNNNNNNNNNNNNNNNNNNNNNNNNNNNNNNNNNNNNNNNNNNNNNNNNNNNNNNNNNNNNNNNNNNNNNNNNNNNNNNNNNNNNNNNNNNNNNNNNNNNNNNNNNNNNNNNNNNNNNNNNNNNNNNNNNNNNNNNNNNNNNNNNNNNNNNNNNNNNNNNNNNNNNNNNNNgtggtaagtagcttgcttaccaaccacatggttccgggttcagtcccactgcgtggcactttgggcaagtgtcttctactatagcctcgagccgaccaaagccttgtgagtggatttggtaaacagaaactgaaagaagcccgtcgtgtatatatatatatatatttatatatatatatgtgtgtgtgtgtgtgtgtgtgtgtgtgtttgtgtgtctgtgtttgtccccccaacatcacttgacaaccgatgctggtgtgtttaggtccccgtaacttagcggttcggcaaaagagaccgatagcataagtactaggctttctgCCAAGCTTATTCCTTTTGATACCATCATGTTCAAAACTGCCTTCGATTCTATTGTGcaaattccttgttttaaaaAGATCTAAAGTAAAAAATTCCATCAAAGTTTCAAGTAAACTTGTGTTCCAAACAAGACCTTAATAACGAAAAGGTTATTGTActaaattattttcagaattaatcaaaacaaaggcagtgtatttaaACAGGAAcatggtaagaaaagggttaacaCACACCAGTATCCCAGGCTATTATATCTAAATGATTAAATGTTCCTCTTCACCACAGTCTATCATGTAGAAAGGTTATGTAGCAAAGGCGAATAACTTTCTTTTTTCTAACACAAAAATGGAAGGTCAACAGATCAGTCCATCATTTGGAAGGGTATATAATATAAGCAAAGGGGATTGACTTTCTTTTTTCTAACACAAAAATGGAAGGTCAACAGATCAGTCCATCATTAGCAAAAACAGTGGTTTCTGTCAAATTTTGCTATTAATAAGAAACTGGAGAATTCAATCCTTTCTACAACAATTAAAAAGTTCAATAGACAGATGATCCTTGAGAATGAAGCTAAAAGAATTCctatcaacacatggctatgatgctcccccactacttctgctcatgatcagagatgcacatatcatcagccaccaaaggacatgctcaactggttaaggtcaaacaactgacaagcaaatctgtggtattgagcagaatatttgctgtagcccatctttttataccaagacaagacaaaacaatgtacaagataacatttccaatcagttaggatcagaagccatgagagccactgcttggtactgcatctgggcattatgatgatgaggatatctGACAGAATTGTTGCTGTACCAAAAAAAATGTTCAGTggaatttcttctgattctttcattcctgagttcaaatactgttatggtccgctttgcctttcatccttttggggttgatgaaattaatACTAGCCAaatttgttgttgctggcactccgtcgcttacgacgttgagggttccagtcgatccgatcaacagaacaacctgcttgtgaaattaacatgcaagtggctgagcactccacagacacatgtacccttaacgtaattcttggggatattcagtgtgacacaaagtgtgacaaggctgacccctttgaattacaggcacaacagaaacaggaagaaagagtgaaagaacgttgtggtggaagagtacagcagggttcgccaccatcccctgtcggagcctcgtggagctttaggtgttttcgctcaataaacactcacaacgcccagtcataggatcgaaaccgcgatcctatgaccgcgagtccgctgcactaaccactgggccattgcgcctccgcactAGCTAAATATACCCAAATTAATGTAATCGAGGAACCTCTTCCAaatgaaattgctgaccttgtgccaaaattggaaagaattattattgttattattagcaaAAGTAATTTCCTTACCTTTTGTCTCTAAAGTATAATTTTCAGAGCAGAGATAGAAGTCACAAAAACGCCAAGTCAAATCTTTTTTGGTGACATTTCGGATCAAAAGATTCGATGAATTACCATTCTGTGTAACTTCATAATTACCATGATTATAGCAAGCCGTATCACATTCATATCTTCCATAGTAATTTTTCCAGACAACAATTCTTTTCATATCGTATACGTCTATATAAAGAGAAACATTGCCTCCTAATGCAACTGGTCctgaaatgaatagataaatcaatattattgattggTTTTCCATATGAAAgatttcatcatcattgccattttaACACCTACTTTTCCTTGCTTGGGAGCAGAGTTTACTTTGtgtacaactggatgctcttcctgtcctAATATCTCAGTCTATTGAATAACAAAGTGCCTGGACATGTTTTACCTAgtgaactggaaacaaatgacaccataTAAACGAGCCTTTTGTTTACCATGACTGTGTTGAATAAGATACAACCCAGTCACTGTAAATCAAGTTGTTCAGAAAGGTGTCACACCAACAACTGATGTAGCAGCATTGTAGTCAGGTGTTACAAGTGTGAAGAAGATACCTCCAAACTGGTGGACCAGGTCGAGAAAGTTACAGGGAGAGTTAAAACCCAATTAATTAGAAACATAATTAGcctggatgagatgcagtttggttttgtgtgaGGAAGGACTACTGTTGCCACCTTCTTAGTAAAACAACTACAAGAGATATATTTAGCTTAAAGTAAATCATTGCATTTGGTAttcattgacctggagaaagcttttgacataATATGGTGGTCTCTGAGGAAGCTAGGAGTTTGGGCAACAAAagttctctcagagtgaaaggcacattgtatgatgcttgtatagGAACAGCACTGCTACATTatagtgagacatggaccctaAATGCAGAGGACATACAAAGAGTAGAGAGGAATAAAGTTAGTAGGTTCttttggatgtgcaatgtcagtgtacatacaaaACAAAGTGTTAAGGTATCAAGAGAAACGTTAAgcaaaaaaggaaacagaaaagaagactgcaatggtttggtcatgtgatgtgtatggaagGGGTCAGCTGTTTAAAGAGGTGCTTTAAGTGGATAGAACTTGttgaagagggagacccaggaagacatgggataaagtggtgaaggctgatctcaaaatgctgagccgGATGGAGAAGATGGCAAAAGACTGAGATGATTAACAAAGCAcaatacttgagaagacctgaccaTCACAACAAAAGATGATGTCctaaatacattcttttattccttgtaaCCCATTCTGCCTCTTCAAGCATTCCCCACTTCTCATTCTCTTAACACCCAGTTCTCCAACACTCCTCTATCTATGGCGTTACTTAAGGGCTGTATTCATTTGGAAGCAGAATCGTCGCATATCACTCCACATCATTTTCTTTCCATTACCATTTATTACCCTCCCACCCTGCCAGAAAatcttcttcttttatttcccttATCTCCTCTTCCTTTCCCACCCTAATCTTCACCGGTCACATCTTTTCTCTGCCTTCAGTTATATCTCCCTCTCCTCAACCATTGGAGCTTTACAAAGTCCTGCAGCCTGAAGGATACTTAATAATTATCCAATTGATGCCAGCATCGAAGGAGGCCATTACGTGATGATGGTTATATTTTTGTgatcttaaaataaaattgagCCAATTGGAAAAAAGTCAAAAGAAAGTGGCTAAAAACTAAgaattgagagaaagaaatagaaggtAGAATTGAAAAGATAGTGTCTAgtttaaaaggaagaaaaaaggttTGTCAATCCATTTACCGCTTTGAGTAATATTATAAATTTCTGTTCTTGTCAAAcctgtaaaagaagaaaacaaaacttttCATTTTCAGATTTTACATTTGATCAACAAGATTGATTGCAATTTATGTTAcaatgattaaataataataattaagactTGCATATAgaattacacattatatatagtgGCAGTTAGAGTAAAGGCATTGAACATGTGGCTGAATGCCTTCACAGAATGCAAAGACGTCTGATATTCACTATATTGAATGGAAAGCATACGGTGAAATTGCCATGGTGAGTGGAAAATTCAATTTTCTGAAGAGAGTCTTTGTACAGGAAAAAGTTGACaggaatgaaattgaaataaaagcaacCAGTTTTTTTTCTAACTGGGACAATGTAAAACTCTGCTGTATTTCATGTCATTTTTGTCTGATCAACTTCTCCTTGTAGAAGGAATGCATGGAACTTTGAATTTGCCATTAAACAAAACtgtatattgtcatcatcatcatcatcatcatcgtttaacgtccgctttccatgctagcatgggttggacaatttgactgaggactggtgaaaccagatggctacaccaggccccaatctgatttggccgagtttctacagctggatgcccttcctaacaacaaccactccgaaagtgtagtggatgcttttacgtgccaccagcacgaaggccagtcaggtggtactggcaacggccatgctcaaaatggtgtattttatgtgccacctgcacaagcgccagtccaggggcactggccaCTACAATAAAACAGTTCAACAGTTTATGAGATTATTTTGTGTTGAGAATAACAGTTATTTTGGTCTGTCTAGCAGCATGACAGGTGTATCTCATCACTATTTGCTAATGGTAAAAGGATTCTATAGTTTGTTTCagtcaaagaaaaagaagtgtgCAAAACAACAAGCTGATGGTATCCTTAAGATACTCTGGtccatggaggcgcaatggcccagtggttagggcagcggacttgcggtttcgattaccagactgggcgttgtgagtgtttattgagcgaaaacacctaaagccccacgaggctccggcaggggatggtggtgaaccctgctgtactcttccaccacaactttctctcactctttcttcctgtttctgttgtgcctgtaattcaaagggtcagccttgtcacacaccatgtcacgctgaatctcaccgagAACTNNNNNNNNNNNNNNNNNNNNNNNNNNNNNNNNNNNNNNNNNNNNNNNNNNNNNNNNNNNNNNNNNNNNNNNNNNNNNNNNNNNNNNNNNNNNNNNNNNNNNNNNNNNNNNNNNNNNNNNNNNNNNNNNNNNNNNNNNNNNNNNNNNNNNNNNNNNNNNNNNNNNNNNNNNNNNNNNNNNNNNNNNNNNNNNNNNNNNNNNNNNNNNNNNNNNNNNNNNNNNNNNNNNNNNNNNNNNNNNNNNNNNNNNNNNNNNNNNNNNNNNNNNNNNNNNNNNNNNNNNNNNNNNNNNNNNNNNNNNNNNNNNNNNNNNNNNNNNNNNNNNNNNNNNNNNNNNNNNNNNNNNNNNNNttggtttctgaaattttgaattttcaatcaccttttggtttgaacttgagaaagacagacgttctgtcggaATGTTGTTGaaagaataaaacatctaaaatcgcactcttcgtcttgactatttaccttcgtgaagagttacgtcaatccttttttttttaaatataaaaatcaagtaCATTGGGATGATTGAGTTTATGGTACACAGAATAAGAATTGGAACATACAGAAATTCTAGAAGTCACCAAAGCAGCTGGGTGTCTAAGGAAAATCGTAATGTAAAttaaagactattattattattattattattattattattattattaaagtggcagaattgttagcacactggacgaaatgcttagtggtattttgccagtcattacgttctgagttcaaattccactgaggtcaacttgacctttcatcctttcagggttgataaattaagtaccagttgattcctgggggtcaatgtaatcaactatccttctcccccccacccccaatttcagaccttgtgcttataatagaaaggattattattattagcatcatcatcatcatcattattataaatcaaTTCCTTACTGTGTATCTTCAAATCAAATTTTCCATAGTTGAGGTTGTAGTCCTCAAATTTCCAAGATAAACGTTCCTTAGTTACGCTTTGGATCCTAAAAGTGGAAACATTCCCACTTTGTGTCACTCTGTATTCAGGGCTGTTGGCGCATGTCCGgtcacattcatatttataattgttgTATTTCCAAATGGTTGGTCTTTTCATGTTTGGTATTTCAATCTGTAAAGTTGCAGTTACGTCAAGTGTACCATTATctgaaatgtaattataataattaaagaaatcacaaaacacaaacaaaacagcgAATAAAAACTATGAgctaagagaaagaaacagatgaCAGAATTGAAATTACAGTGTCTAgtttaaaaggagaaaaaaggtttctttaatttatttaccattttggataatttcataaatttccgCTTTTGTCAGACctataaaaattgaagaaatatgttTGATTTTCAGATTTCACATTTGACCAACATGGTTGGAGCCAGGTCCAGCCTGTCACACCTCCTCTACAATGCCAGTCCaaagataaacaatcatatcattaaaatgtcaaaagaagatgatgaatgattaatttaaaacaatgtagaaagaactattattattattatcattattattgagtgagagagcaatgcatgccatcaaagtgacactggggtaaaatatacgaagccccaTTATACCCAcccttctgataagggtacacaggcaaatctttggtattaagcagaatatttgctgtagcccatctttttataccaagacaattattatcattattattaacatcattattattattattattattcagtagttttatttttatagcgtgctttcacttcactaccgagcacagctctgtgtgccttgggtatgtgctgtggtttgctgtgatgctcttagggttactgtattgaaagtgttttgcgtaattattattattattattatcattatcattattattaatattgttcagtagttttatttttataacgtgctttcacttcactaccaagcgcagctctgtgcgccttgggtatgtgctgtggtttgctgtgatgctcttatggttactgtattgaaagtgttttgcgtaggatgtgtgcagtgcccagtagtgcaattttctctatgttatatatatttgtaagtcctggtgtttttgttatgtatttgtctgaatattcttttattatacctaaggcacctactatgataggaattg
It encodes:
- the LOC106882146 gene encoding uncharacterized protein LOC106882146 isoform X1, whose protein sequence is MVPYISHALAVSSYFVSFFLQIMDMLQFFCVFTLRFYLTNAQIYKIFRTENVVLNGNITLHFEVPNMERPVTWRCGTRKYKCDDTCYNGYEFKVTQSANSSSLWIRNVTKELLSCTCYDNNQNSGKFDLERNSLTKAEIYEIIQNDNGTLDVTATLQIEIPNMKRPTIWKYNNYKYECDRTCANSPEYRVTQSGNVSTFRIQSVTKERLSWKFEDYNLNYGKFDLKIHSLTRTEIYNITQSGPVALGGNVSLYIDVYDMKRIVVWKNYYGRYECDTACYNHGNYEVTQNGNSSNLLIRNVTKKDLTWRFCDFYLCSENYTLETKGKEITFANNNNNNSFQFWHKVSNFIWKRFLDYINLGIFS
- the LOC106882146 gene encoding uncharacterized protein LOC106882146 isoform X2; its protein translation is MDMLQFFCVFTLRFYLTNAQIYKIFRTENVVLNGNITLHFEVPNMERPVTWRCGTRKYKCDDTCYNGYEFKVTQSANSSSLWIRNVTKELLSCTCYDNNQNSGKFDLERNSLTKAEIYEIIQNDNGTLDVTATLQIEIPNMKRPTIWKYNNYKYECDRTCANSPEYRVTQSGNVSTFRIQSVTKERLSWKFEDYNLNYGKFDLKIHSLTRTEIYNITQSGPVALGGNVSLYIDVYDMKRIVVWKNYYGRYECDTACYNHGNYEVTQNGNSSNLLIRNVTKKDLTWRFCDFYLCSENYTLETKGKEITFANNNNNNSFQFWHKVSNFIWKRFLDYINLGIFS